TATGCATATGTTAAAGCAGCTGAGTTTTATAGGAATGCAATAAATAAGGGAGATGATGGAGTCGATTTACTTAGTAAACTTGCAGATTGTTACTATAATAATGCTGACTCCAAACAAGCTGTGTATTGGTATGGATTGGCAAGTAAAAGAGAAGGAGGTTTATTAGAAAACGAGAGTATTTATAGGTATGCACAATCTCTCAGAAGTGTTGGAGATTATAAAGAAGCAGAAGTATGGTTAAAAAAGTTACCTGAAAGTTATATCAATACACTTAATGTAAATCATGAGAAGTTAAAAACACTTCACAGAGATTCAGTGCGAATTTCTAACATGAGAATAAATACAAAAAACTCAGATTTTGGACCTTATGTACATAATGGAAAGTTTTATTTTGCTTCTGCAAAAAACGAAAAGGGAGCGCTTTACGAATGGAACAATGAACCTTATTTAGATTTGTATCAAGGTAAAATTATAAAAGAGAATCAAGATAAAACAATAGAAGATATTATTCCTGTTGTTTCTACAAAAGTAAATACAGGATTTCATGAATCAAGTATTGCTATCACTAAAGATGGAAAAACAATGTATTTTACTAGAAACAACCTAAATGAAAAAAACGAACTAGAACACAATAAAGAAGGTACATCTCATTTAAAAATATTCAAAGCAGAGTTAGAAGATGGTACATGGACCAATATTGAAGAATTACCTATAAATAGTGAACTTCACTCCAATGGACATCCTGCTTTGAGTCCCGATGAAAAAACATTGTTTTTTGTGTCAGATAGACCAAATGGATTTGGTCAAGCCGATATTTATAAAGTAGCAATTTTAGAAAATGGCGCTTATGGAGAACCTCAAAATCTAGGAGCAAAAGTAAATACTTCTGGTAAAGAAATGTTTCCATATATAGGAAAAGATAATACACTGTATTTTTCGTCAGACGGTTATAAAAATTTAGGACTATTAGATATATATAAAACAAACGTGTTAAATGATAATTCTTCAGAAGTGGAAAACTTAGGAGCTCCCTTTAATAGTGGGTATGACGATTTCGCTTTTTTTATGAATGAAGGAAATAGAACAGGGTATTTTTCGTCTAATAGGCCAGAAGGTAAAGGAAGAGATGACATTTATAGTTTTAAAATTGTTGAATGTTTTCAATATCTAAAAGGGAAAACTTTTGATGTGAGAACTAAAGAGATGTTACCAAATACTTTGGTAGAATTAATAGATTCTGATGGAAAAGTTATTAAAAGATTTGTAACAGAAGAAGATGCAACTTATTCTTTTCAAGTTAAATGTAAAAACAGAGAATTTACGCTAAGAGGAATGAAATTAGATTACAAAGATGATCTAAAGAAAACTTATTCTACAGAGGTGAGAGATGCAGAAATTACACAAGATTTATACTTGACACCTTTAATTGTAGGAAAAGAGATTGTAATCAATCCAATATTTTTCGATTTTAATAAATGGAATATTAGACCAGATGCTGCTTATGAACTTGAATTTGTAGTAAAAGTGTTAAACAATCATCCGAAAATGATTATTAAAATTGAAGCACATACAGATAGTAGAGGAAGTGATCGTTATAATGAGATATTATCAGATAGAAGAGCAAAATCTACAAGAGATTATATTATTTCAAGAGGAATAGCTCCTCATAGAATACAAAGTGCTATTGGTTATGGAGAGAAACAGTTGGTAAATAAGTGTAAAAATTATGTTCGATGTACTGAAGAGGAACATCAAGAAAATAGAAGATCTAAATTTATAATTCTAAATAATTATGAATAGCTTGTAGTTATTTAAAGTTTCCCGAGTAGTTCGGAACCTCTAATTTAATCTGGTAGGAAGGAGAGAATTAGGGGTTCTTTGTTTTTTAATGTTGTTACTTCTTAACAAAGATGTTTGTAAAATACCATCTTCCGTTTGCATCCTTTTCTGCTGTAACCTCAAAGTGTGTAAAGTCACCTTCAATATTTTTTCTGTGACCCTCACTTTTAATCCAAGCATCTACTACTGATTTTGCTGAAGAGTATCCGTATGCAACATTTTCTCCAACACCAAGAGCACCAGCATTATTTACCAAGTATTCTCTGCGCTTGTAAAAATTATCGTGAGATACTTTACTTTGCTCAATCATATAATTCGTGTGATTGCTTGTTTGAGACTTGATTGCTTGTAACTTACTTAGTGGAGAGAAACCATTGCTAACTCTGTAATCATTAACCTTCGTTAAGATATCAGCTTCAATAGATTTTTCATTAAGATTTACGGTAAATTCTGTGTTGTTTTCTACTAATTCAACTTCGTTTGAAGAACACGATGTTAAAAATAGCGCACATGCTACTATCAATAACTTTAGGGGTAAGTTATTCATTATTTTGGGGTTTAGGGGTTATAAATAATACGGTTGCAAATTTAAGGCCAAAACACAAAACAAACAAATTAAAGTGTTGGTTTATAGTGAATAAGGGTGTTTTTCCTATGGTTTGAAATATTGCTATTTGTGTTTAATAATAAATGTAACAAAAAGGAAAGTTGCTCGTCTTATTAGTACATTAACCAATTTTTACAAAGATGAAAAAGAACAAAGAATTATTAGTATTAACCCATTTAAGTCAGTTGTTAGATTTTATAACGGGAATAGGTGGACTTATCGTACCTTTAATATTATGGGTTGTAAAAAAGGATGAAGTTTTAGGAATGGATGAACATGGTAAATCGATTATAAATTTTAGAATATCGATGTTTCTATACATTTTATTATGTATTCCTATGGTTTTGTTTTTTGGTTTAGGATTGTTAGGGTTTTTAATAATCGGAGTATTCTATTTTATATTTCCAATAATAAATGCTGTGAAAGCTAGTAATGGAGAAGAGCCAAGCTATCCTTTTACTATCAGGTTTATCAGTTAAAGTAAAAAACTACATATTTAATATAAGAAAAACACTCTTTATAAAAGGGTGTTTTTCCATTTACAATTATTGGTAAATTTATACAACTAAACTAACCAAAACATAATTGTATCATGAGAAAATCGATTTTCTTAGCAGTATTACTGCTCCCTGTTTTTAATAGTGCTGCTCAGCAGTTTAATACGGTAAGTGATTTATTACCAGTAGTTCACTGGAAAAGCCAATCACCTGTTAAGAATCAAGGAGTAAAATTTACCTGTACAGCTTTTGCGGTGGCAGCGGCACTCGAAACATTTCCCGAAGTTCCAAAAGATTTAAGTGAAAAGTATTTGTATGCTATGCAAAAAGCGCATCAATACGATGGGAAAACAAAAGTTATGAGAGGGCACTTTTTAAAGTATTATCCAAACTCTTTAATACAGGATGGTGTTATAGAAGAGAAGTATTTGCCTTACACATTGAACTATGATAAGGTAAGACCTATGAATGAGACACAATTTGAGTCTTATATCATGGAAGGTGAAGTCGGTTTTTTTACCTTATTTAGGAAATATAAAAAGAAGGCAACGGTATTTGTACAAGATTACGAATATTTAGAAACTAAGAAAGCAAAGAATATAGCTTACATAAAACAACTACTAAGAAATGGAGTAAAAGCTATTCCGGTTTCATATGCTAAATTGTATATCCCAGCATGGCAAGCGAATCCTTCAAGAACATTTCAAACCATAACACCAGATAAAGGTTTTAAAGTAAGAGGAGCTGATGGTAGTTTTTCAAAGTACTCCCAAGCAAAAAGACGTTATCTCAATATAAATCAACAAATAATCAATGGAACAATCTCTATGCAGTTTTCAGACACTCAAGATAAATATATGGGACATGCGGTTGTTATTATTGGTTATGATAATCAAGGGTTTATCATTAAGAATTCTTATGGTCCTCAATGGAGAGTAGGTGGTTATGAGCGCATAAGCTATGATTTTCATGAGATATTTGCCGTTGAAGCGCTGGTAATTAAAAAGGTAAAGGTTAAAAAACGAGGATGGTTTTAAATAGCTTGCTTTATAAAGTCTTCATATTCGTAGAAGAATAATTCAAATTTAGACATGGTTGCTACGAAAAACTCGTAGCAATCTCTCCAAGTATTTTTATTATGAATGCTAAACTTCTTTTCATAAGGAACATAAATACGTCTAATTATTTTTCCGCTTTCTAATTCAAAAGTAGCATCATAAATAACCTCAGGAATTTCGGCTTCTAATAGTTTTCTCAAAGAAAGCATTTGATCGTATAATAGCTCATTAGCATCTTCATCTAAATGTTCAAAATCTAAACAAACAGAAGCCTTTTTTCGATCTGCTTGAAACTTAAAAGCAAACCCTTTTATTTTGGTATTGTACAATAACCATTTTCTTGGAAAAGATTTTCCAAAACTAGTCCAAAACTCTTTTCGTAAACGAGCTGATTCTTCTCTACTAAACACTATCCGTGAACTTTAGCAATGGTTCCTCTATTTTTCATCATATTAGCTTCAAAAGCTAATAAATCATTCCATTTTTTATCAACAACTTCTCTATCCATGTAAGTACGAGCGTATCCTAAGAACAAAGTATAATGATTTGCTTCAGAAACCATTAAATCACGATAAAAAGTAGCTAGTTGTTCGTCTTTCATATTGTCAGAAAATACTTTAAAACGCTCACAACTACGAGCTTCAATTAAAGCAGCAACCAATAAACGATGTACTAAAGCTTCTGTTCTATTAGAAGATTTAGGAAAAAACTGTTGTAATTTTAAGGCATAGTCATTTTTCGTAGCTTGTCCCAAAACCATTCCTCTATCAACCATTAAATTATGAACCATTCTAAAATGCTCCATTTCTTCAATAGCAATATCGCTCATATCTTTTACCAATGCGGTTTCTTCAGAATAGTTGATAATAATAGATACTGCATTTGAGGCAGCTTTTTGCTCTGCGAATGCATGATCTGTTAATAATTGTTCTAGTCCGTTTGCTGCAACATCTACCCAAGAAGTTTCTGTTTCAAATTTTAATCCTAACATGTTCTTTATTTCTGGGTGTAAAAGTAAAAAATATATGGCATAAATTATATTTCAAAAGTTTAAAATGGCTAGTTTTGTTTAGGTCTTATTTACTAAGTAATATTCAAAAGTTTTAAGGAGTTGCTTAGATTTAGTTAGCCTAATAAAAATTGCATTTAACACGAATACTCATTGAAATGATACGAATTCTAAATTTAGAATTGAGATAGCTACATTTTCAGTAACTTTAGTATTCAATTAAAAAGCTATCAAAAACATAACTAGAATGAAATTCAACCTTCCACAGCAACTTTCAAGAAATATTCAATTTCTTAGTGTATTATTTGTACTATTAACCATAGTTTCTTGTAAGAAAGATTCCAAAGTAGAGAGTAATATCAATGCATTTAGTGAATATATAAGCGTATATCCTGAAAAGCTAATTTCTACGACGGCGAACTTACAGTTTCTTTTAAAAAAGAGTCCGAAAGTTACAGAGATTAAAGATGATGTTATTTCTGTTTCACCAAAAGTAGCAGGAGAAGTTATTTTGAAAGACAATATGCTAAGTTTTGTGCCTGAAGATAAACTCCAAAATAATAAGGAATATACAGTAACACTACATTTATCAAAGTTGTATGATGATGTGGAAAGTGATTTAAAAAACTTAACTGTAAAGCTAAAAACAAAAGAGTTATTATTTAATGTATCCTTAGAATCACCAAAAGTGTATTCTAAAGACTTATACTATGTAGAAGGAAGTTTAACGACAAGTGATGTTGTGGAAAGTAGTTTACTTTCAGATATTTTAAATGCAAAATATCAAGGAAACGCGAAGGCAATAAACTTTGATACTAACGAAAAGTATGTATCAAAAGTATATTTTAAAATAGATAGCTTAGAAAGAAAAATAGAGGATACTTCTTTACATGTTTTATGGAATGGTAACGCAATTGGATCAAATTCAAAGGGAGATCGGGAAATAACTATAACAGGGAAAAATAATTTTAAAGTATTAAATGTAGAAGTTCTTGATACGGATAAACAACATATTGAAATAAGTTTTTCAGATCCTATTCAAAAATCGCAAGATTTGATAGGGTTAATTCAGTTTTCTAATACACAAAGAAGAAGGTTTACTTATAAAGTAAACAATAATATAGTTACTATTTATCCTACAGCTTCTTTTAAGAATAAAGTAGATATCGAAGTTTTTAAAGGAGTTAAAAATGTTAGTGGATATAGTTTAAAAAATGGTTTCACAAAAACCTTGCACTTTGAACAAATAAAACCAGAAGTTAGTTTTATTAAAAGTGGTACAATTTTACCAAATTCAGAAAACCTAAAAATAAATTTTAAAGCAGTAAACCTTAGAGCTGTAGATGCTACTATTTATAAGGTTTATAAAGATAACGTATTGCAATTTTTACAGTATAATAACTTAGGTAATCAAGGTAATTTACGTTATGTTGGAAGACCCATAGCAAAGTATACTGTTAATTTATCTAATCAAGGACTGAATCTAGATAAGGAAAATGCATTCGCCTTTGATTTAGCGGATATCATTTCTGTAGAGGATGGAGCTATGTATCGTGTAGAATTAGGGTTTCATAAAGAATATTCTAATTATTCATGTGATGGAGCATACAATACTACCACCATAGTATACGGAAAGAAGGAAATTAAAGAAGAACCATATAATAATCCGAATTATTACAATGATGATTATTATAGTTACAATTGGCGTGATAGACAAAATCCATGTACTACGTCTTACTATTACAATAAAAATAAAAGCACCAATATCTTAGCTACCAATTTGGGAGCTATTATAAAAAAAGGAAATAATAATAAAACCTTTATTGCGGTTACGAACTTGTTGACAGCTGCACCTGTAGATGGAGCTAATGTAACCTTGTATAACTTGCAAAAACAGCCTATTGTAAATACAAAATCAGATAAAGAAGGGATTGCAACTTTCGATGATGTTACGAATGCCTTTTTTGCTGTTGTAAGCAAGAATAATAATACTACGTATATCAAACTCAATGATGGAAATGCCTTGTCAATGAGTAAATTTGATGTGTCTGGAACGAAACTTCAAAAAGGGATTAAAGGATATATTTATGGAGAAAGAGGTGTTTGGAGACCAGGAGACCAATTGTACCTCACATTTGTTTTGAATGATAATGCAAATCCGTTACCAGAAAATCATCCAATAAAATTTGAGTTAAGTAATCCACAAGGAAAAATTGTGGAACGAAAAGTATTGTTTAAAAACGCTACAAATGTATACGGGTATAGTCCTAAAACAAATTCAGAAGCAATTACTGGAAATTGGAAGTTAAAGGTAAGTGTTGGAGGAGCTGTTTTTAATAAGACCTTAAAGATAGAAACGATCAAACCGAATCGTTTAAAAATAAAATTTGATGCCAAACCAGATTATTTCAAAGCGAAAGAACCTATTGCAGGAGATGTTGAAGTAAAATGGTTGCATGGAGCTATTGCTCGAAACTTAAAATTAGATATCAAAGGAAAGTTTACACAAACAAAAACAACTTTTCCGAAGTTTACTAATTACAATTTTGACGATGTTACCAGACGTTTTGGTACAGAGGAATTTTCAGTTTTAGATGGAAAATTGAATAATGAAGGAACAACTAATTTTTCAGTAAGGCCAACATTATCAACTAAAGCTCCTGGGATGTTAAAAGCTAGTTTTATTACGAAAGTATATGAAAATGGAGGGGATTTTAGTACAGATGTTTTTTCAAAAAAAGTATCACCTTATACAAGTTATGTAGGATTGTTGAATGCTGAAGAAACCCAATCAAAGAATTACTTATTTACAGATGAAAAATATACCTTTAATGTTGCTACTGTTAATGAAAACGGAAAAGGAATAGCTAATAACTTAGAGGTAAAAGTATATAAACTATCTTGGAGATGGTGGTGGAGTACGTCAGATAACGGATTGTCAAGTTATGACGGAACGCGTTATCATCAATCTTATAAAACGCTTAAAGTTAGCACAAATGCAAATGGAAAAGGAAGCTTTGATTTAAAAATTGATGAGAATGATTGGGGACGTTACTTAATCAAAGTAACTGATAAGAAAAGTAAGCATGTGACTTCTTCGGTAGTTTATTTTGATTGGCCATCTTGGTATGGAAAAAAGAAAGGAAGTCAAGATAAAACAAATGCTACCATGTTAGTTTTTACAACTGATAAGGAAAGCTATCAAGTAAATGAAACGGCAGTAGTTAAGTTTCCTAGTTCTGAAGGTGGGCGTGCATTGATTACTATAGAAAATGGTACAGAAGTATTGAACCATTTTTGGGTGGAAACACAAGGAAAGCAAACAGAATTCTCTTTTCCTGTATTACCAAGTTACACACCGAATGTATTTGTAAATATTTCGTTATTACAACAACATGCACAAACCGTAAATGATTTACCTATAAGAATGTATGGTTCCATTCCAATGCTAGTAAATGATCCTGCAACAAAACTAGCACCAGAAATAAGTCTAGCGGAAGAGATAAGACCAGAATCAACAGCAACGATTAGTGTAAAAGAAAAAGATGGAAAACCAATGACCTATACCATTGCTGTAGTAGATGAAGGTTTGTTAGATTTAACCCGATTTAAGACGCCAAATCCTTGGAGTACTTTTTATGCACGTCAGTCATTAGGAGTAAAAACATGGGATGTTTTTGATGATGTTATTGGTGCCTATGGAGGTAAAGTAAATCAGATTTTAAGTATTGGAGGAGATGAAGCTGAAGCGGGAAGTAAAAATAGAAAAGCAAATCGCTTTAAGCCAATGGTAACCTATTTAGGACCTTTTGAATTAAAAAAGGGAGCGACTGAGAAACATGAAATAAAAATTCCTAAATATGTCGGGTCTGTAAGAGCTATGGTGGTAGCAACGGATACTAAGAAAGAAGCTTACGGAAGTGATGAAAAAACGGCTTTTGTGCGTAAACCAGTAATGGTCTTAGCATCTTTACCAAGAAAGATAACACCACAAGAAACGGTTACATTACCGGTTACTGTATTCGCAATGAAACCATCTATTAAAAATGTAAAAGTAACGGTAGCGTCAAATGAATCCTATACCATTATAGGAGATAAAACTGAAACCATCAATTTTACTCAACCTGATGAGAAAATGGCCTATTTTACATTGAAGGTAAATGACTTTAAAGGAATAGGAAAGGTTAAAGTAGAAGCAAGTTCAGGAAGAGAAAAGGCTACTTATGAGGTGGAGATTGATGTGTTAAACCCAAACCCTGTTACAACAGAAGTAAAAGACATGGTACTGAAAACAAATGAGCAAAGTGAAATAAATTTTGCAACGTTTGGAACCGAAGGAACAAATAGTGCCAGTATTGAGCTGTCAACATTACCTCCTATGAATTTTACAAAACGATTGGGATACTTAATTCAATACCCACATGGATGTGTTGAACAAACTACCTCAAGTGCATTTCCTCAGGTATATTTAACAGAGATTTTTGAGTTATCAGATGACAAAAAACAATCGATAGAAAGAAATATCAAAGCAACCATTCAACGATTGTCAGATTTTCAATTATCTAATGGAGGCTTGTCCTACTGGCAAGGATCAGGATCAGCAAATAGTTGGGGAACCTCATATGCCGGACATTTTATGATAGAAGCGGCTAAAAAGGGATATGCATTACCAATTGGATTTAGATCAAAATGGATTGGTTATCAAAAGCAACAAGCTCGAAATTGGAGAAATGGAAATACGTATTATAACAATGCTTTATCTCAAGCATATAGATTGTATACACTGAGTTTAGCAAACAGTCCAGATTTAGCATCGATGAACCGTTTAAGAGAAACCAATGGTATTTCTAACGAAGCAAAAATGCGATTGGCAGCGGCGTATGCTTTAATAGGAAAAGAATCAGTAGCAAAGTCAATTTTAAGGTCGCTTACTTCAGAATCTTACCGACGCACTAATTATTATAACTATGGTTCTGAAACAAGAAATAAAGCCATGGCTTTAGAAACTTATACCTTGTTAAATGATGATACAAAAGCTATTAAACTAGCTAAAGAAATATCAGAAAGTCTCTCTGGAAATCAATGGATGAGTACGCAAACAACAGCTTATAGCTTGTTAGCCATAAGTCAATATGCTTTAAGAAACGGAGAAAATAGTGGAATTGAAGCAAACTATGCTTTTAATGGAGAAAGTAATAATGTGAATACTTCAAAATCTTTATATGTTAAAGACATACTTCAACTTAAAAAAGAAAATGTAGTTAAGTTGAACAATAAAGGCAAAGGAGTATTGTATGTTAGAGTTTTAAACAAAGGAATTTTACCAGTAGGAGAAGAGAAATCTCTTCAGAAGAATTTAGAATCAAAAGTGATTTATAAAACCAAAGAAGGAACTCAAATTGAACCAGACAAGTTAACTCAGGGAAGTAATTTTATTGCAGAAGTTACGGTTAGAAATACAACCAATAGAAAAGTAGAAAACGTGGCATTGACCCAATATATTCCATCAGGATGGGAAATAGTGAATACTCGCTTTACCGATTTCGGAAATAGCACAACTTCTTCTAATGTAGATTATACGGATATAAGAGATGCTAGTATTAGTAACTATTTTACATTGAAATCATACGAAACAAAAACATTTAGAGTGCTGTTAAATGCTTCTTATCTAGGAATATACTACCTACCAGGAATTCAGGTTGAAGCTATGTATGATAATGACTACATTTCTAGAAATAAAGGAAGATGGGTACAAGTAGTAAAGTAAATAACGATGTTTTGTTTTAATACAAAGAGTTAGATATGGTTTTGATCTTATAGAAATTTGAGTTATGCTTATCGAGTTTATTAGAATTAGTTGGTTGAGATTAACAGATAATATTTATTTTAGAATACTAACTAACTAAACAATAAACAAATGAACAAAAGTATTGTACTTATTTTATTAGCTATTTTAACGATAGGCTGTAAATCAAAAGAGAAAGAAAATGTCAAATCAACATCAGAAAAAAAAGAAATTGTAGAGAAGAAAAAAGATTCTGTAATTTTTAGTTTTACTTTTTTAGGATGTAATAGAGTAGATAGACACCAAGTAGGAGATACTACCGCAACTAATGCATCCACCGCGAACTTATCAGCAATGAAACGAATTTGGACAGAAATTGCTGATTTAAAAAGAAAACCTGATTTGTTCTTTTTTTTAGGAGATATGGTGTTG
The sequence above is a segment of the Tenacibaculum sp. 190130A14a genome. Coding sequences within it:
- a CDS encoding DUF4870 domain-containing protein, with product MKKNKELLVLTHLSQLLDFITGIGGLIVPLILWVVKKDEVLGMDEHGKSIINFRISMFLYILLCIPMVLFFGLGLLGFLIIGVFYFIFPIINAVKASNGEEPSYPFTIRFIS
- a CDS encoding tRNA-(ms[2]io[6]A)-hydroxylase; translation: MLGLKFETETSWVDVAANGLEQLLTDHAFAEQKAASNAVSIIINYSEETALVKDMSDIAIEEMEHFRMVHNLMVDRGMVLGQATKNDYALKLQQFFPKSSNRTEALVHRLLVAALIEARSCERFKVFSDNMKDEQLATFYRDLMVSEANHYTLFLGYARTYMDREVVDKKWNDLLAFEANMMKNRGTIAKVHG
- a CDS encoding OmpA family protein translates to MKTKLTVLLLSFISFSVFSQRKLADKFYKEYAYVKAAEFYRNAINKGDDGVDLLSKLADCYYNNADSKQAVYWYGLASKREGGLLENESIYRYAQSLRSVGDYKEAEVWLKKLPESYINTLNVNHEKLKTLHRDSVRISNMRINTKNSDFGPYVHNGKFYFASAKNEKGALYEWNNEPYLDLYQGKIIKENQDKTIEDIIPVVSTKVNTGFHESSIAITKDGKTMYFTRNNLNEKNELEHNKEGTSHLKIFKAELEDGTWTNIEELPINSELHSNGHPALSPDEKTLFFVSDRPNGFGQADIYKVAILENGAYGEPQNLGAKVNTSGKEMFPYIGKDNTLYFSSDGYKNLGLLDIYKTNVLNDNSSEVENLGAPFNSGYDDFAFFMNEGNRTGYFSSNRPEGKGRDDIYSFKIVECFQYLKGKTFDVRTKEMLPNTLVELIDSDGKVIKRFVTEEDATYSFQVKCKNREFTLRGMKLDYKDDLKKTYSTEVRDAEITQDLYLTPLIVGKEIVINPIFFDFNKWNIRPDAAYELEFVVKVLNNHPKMIIKIEAHTDSRGSDRYNEILSDRRAKSTRDYIISRGIAPHRIQSAIGYGEKQLVNKCKNYVRCTEEEHQENRRSKFIILNNYE
- a CDS encoding DUF4268 domain-containing protein: MFSREESARLRKEFWTSFGKSFPRKWLLYNTKIKGFAFKFQADRKKASVCLDFEHLDEDANELLYDQMLSLRKLLEAEIPEVIYDATFELESGKIIRRIYVPYEKKFSIHNKNTWRDCYEFFVATMSKFELFFYEYEDFIKQAI
- a CDS encoding C1 family peptidase, coding for MRKSIFLAVLLLPVFNSAAQQFNTVSDLLPVVHWKSQSPVKNQGVKFTCTAFAVAAALETFPEVPKDLSEKYLYAMQKAHQYDGKTKVMRGHFLKYYPNSLIQDGVIEEKYLPYTLNYDKVRPMNETQFESYIMEGEVGFFTLFRKYKKKATVFVQDYEYLETKKAKNIAYIKQLLRNGVKAIPVSYAKLYIPAWQANPSRTFQTITPDKGFKVRGADGSFSKYSQAKRRYLNINQQIINGTISMQFSDTQDKYMGHAVVIIGYDNQGFIIKNSYGPQWRVGGYERISYDFHEIFAVEALVIKKVKVKKRGWF
- a CDS encoding CAP domain-containing protein; the encoded protein is MNNLPLKLLIVACALFLTSCSSNEVELVENNTEFTVNLNEKSIEADILTKVNDYRVSNGFSPLSKLQAIKSQTSNHTNYMIEQSKVSHDNFYKRREYLVNNAGALGVGENVAYGYSSAKSVVDAWIKSEGHRKNIEGDFTHFEVTAEKDANGRWYFTNIFVKK
- a CDS encoding alpha-2-macroglobulin family protein yields the protein MKFNLPQQLSRNIQFLSVLFVLLTIVSCKKDSKVESNINAFSEYISVYPEKLISTTANLQFLLKKSPKVTEIKDDVISVSPKVAGEVILKDNMLSFVPEDKLQNNKEYTVTLHLSKLYDDVESDLKNLTVKLKTKELLFNVSLESPKVYSKDLYYVEGSLTTSDVVESSLLSDILNAKYQGNAKAINFDTNEKYVSKVYFKIDSLERKIEDTSLHVLWNGNAIGSNSKGDREITITGKNNFKVLNVEVLDTDKQHIEISFSDPIQKSQDLIGLIQFSNTQRRRFTYKVNNNIVTIYPTASFKNKVDIEVFKGVKNVSGYSLKNGFTKTLHFEQIKPEVSFIKSGTILPNSENLKINFKAVNLRAVDATIYKVYKDNVLQFLQYNNLGNQGNLRYVGRPIAKYTVNLSNQGLNLDKENAFAFDLADIISVEDGAMYRVELGFHKEYSNYSCDGAYNTTTIVYGKKEIKEEPYNNPNYYNDDYYSYNWRDRQNPCTTSYYYNKNKSTNILATNLGAIIKKGNNNKTFIAVTNLLTAAPVDGANVTLYNLQKQPIVNTKSDKEGIATFDDVTNAFFAVVSKNNNTTYIKLNDGNALSMSKFDVSGTKLQKGIKGYIYGERGVWRPGDQLYLTFVLNDNANPLPENHPIKFELSNPQGKIVERKVLFKNATNVYGYSPKTNSEAITGNWKLKVSVGGAVFNKTLKIETIKPNRLKIKFDAKPDYFKAKEPIAGDVEVKWLHGAIARNLKLDIKGKFTQTKTTFPKFTNYNFDDVTRRFGTEEFSVLDGKLNNEGTTNFSVRPTLSTKAPGMLKASFITKVYENGGDFSTDVFSKKVSPYTSYVGLLNAEETQSKNYLFTDEKYTFNVATVNENGKGIANNLEVKVYKLSWRWWWSTSDNGLSSYDGTRYHQSYKTLKVSTNANGKGSFDLKIDENDWGRYLIKVTDKKSKHVTSSVVYFDWPSWYGKKKGSQDKTNATMLVFTTDKESYQVNETAVVKFPSSEGGRALITIENGTEVLNHFWVETQGKQTEFSFPVLPSYTPNVFVNISLLQQHAQTVNDLPIRMYGSIPMLVNDPATKLAPEISLAEEIRPESTATISVKEKDGKPMTYTIAVVDEGLLDLTRFKTPNPWSTFYARQSLGVKTWDVFDDVIGAYGGKVNQILSIGGDEAEAGSKNRKANRFKPMVTYLGPFELKKGATEKHEIKIPKYVGSVRAMVVATDTKKEAYGSDEKTAFVRKPVMVLASLPRKITPQETVTLPVTVFAMKPSIKNVKVTVASNESYTIIGDKTETINFTQPDEKMAYFTLKVNDFKGIGKVKVEASSGREKATYEVEIDVLNPNPVTTEVKDMVLKTNEQSEINFATFGTEGTNSASIELSTLPPMNFTKRLGYLIQYPHGCVEQTTSSAFPQVYLTEIFELSDDKKQSIERNIKATIQRLSDFQLSNGGLSYWQGSGSANSWGTSYAGHFMIEAAKKGYALPIGFRSKWIGYQKQQARNWRNGNTYYNNALSQAYRLYTLSLANSPDLASMNRLRETNGISNEAKMRLAAAYALIGKESVAKSILRSLTSESYRRTNYYNYGSETRNKAMALETYTLLNDDTKAIKLAKEISESLSGNQWMSTQTTAYSLLAISQYALRNGENSGIEANYAFNGESNNVNTSKSLYVKDILQLKKENVVKLNNKGKGVLYVRVLNKGILPVGEEKSLQKNLESKVIYKTKEGTQIEPDKLTQGSNFIAEVTVRNTTNRKVENVALTQYIPSGWEIVNTRFTDFGNSTTSSNVDYTDIRDASISNYFTLKSYETKTFRVLLNASYLGIYYLPGIQVEAMYDNDYISRNKGRWVQVVK